ccatctgcctctgtataagtgacgctccacctgcctctgtataagtgacgctccacctgcctctgtataagtgacgctccacctgcctctgtataagtgacgctccacctgcctctgtataagtgacgctccacctgcctctgtataagtgacgctccacctgccgctgtataagtgacgctccacctgcctctgtataagtgacgctccacctccctctgtataagtgacgctccacctgcctctgtataagtgacgctccacctccctctgtataagtgacgctccacctgccgctgtataagtgacgctccacctgcctctgtataagtgacgctccacctccccctgtataagtgacgctccacctgcctctgtataagtgacgctccacctgccgctgtataagtgacgctccacctgcctctgtataagtgacgctccacctgcctctgtataagtgacgctccacctgccgctgtataagtgacgctccacctccctctgtataagtgacgctccacctgcctctgtataagtgacgctccacctccctctgtataagtgacgctccacctgccgctgtataagtgacgctccacctgcctctgtataagtgacgctccacctgcctctgtataagtgacgctccacctgcctctgtataagtgacgctccacctgcctctgtataagtgacgctccacctccctctgtataagtgacgctccacctgcctctgtataagtgacgctccacctgcctctgtataagtgacgctccacctgcctctgtataagtgacgctccacctccctctgtataagtgacgctccacctgcctctgtataagtgacgctccacctgcctctgtataagtgacgctccacctgcctctgtataagtgacgctccacctgcctctgtataagtgacgctccacctgcctctgtataagtgacgctccacctccctctgtataagtgacgctccacctgcctctgtataagtgacgctccacctccctctgtataagtgacgctccacctgccgctgtatgtgacgctccacctgcctctgtataagtgacgctccacctgcctctgtataagtgacgctccacctgcctctgtataagtgacgctccacctccctctgtataagtgacgctccacctccctctgtataagtgacgctccacctgcctctgtataagtgacgctccacctccctctgtataagtgacgctccacctccctctgtataagtgacgctccacctgccgctgtataagtgacgctccacctgcctctgtataagtgacgctccacctgcctctgtataagtgacgctccacctgccgctgtataagtgacgctccacctgcctctgtataagtgacgctccacctgccgctgtataagtgacgctccacctgccgctgtataagtgacgctccacctggctctgtataagtgacgctccacctgccgctgtataagtgacgctccacctgcctctgtataagtgacgctccacctgcctctgtataagtgacgctccacctgcctctgtataagtgacgctccacctccctctgtataagtgacgctccacctgcctctgtataagtgacgctccacctgccgctgtataagtgacgctccacctgcctctgtataagtgacgctccacctccctctgtataagtgacgctccacctgcctctgtataagtgacgctccacctgccgctgtataagtgacgctccacctgcctctgtataagtgacgctccacctgcctctgtataagtgacgctccacctgcctctgtataagtgacgctccacctccctctgtataagtgacgctccacctgccgctgtataagtgacgctccacctccctctgtataagtgacgctccacctgcctctgtataagtgacgctccacctgcctctgtataagtgacgctccacctgcctctgtataagtgacgctccacctccctctgtataagtgacgctccacctccctctgtataagtgacgctccacctgcctctgtataagtgacgctccacctccctctgtataagtgacgctccacctgcctctgtataagtgacgctccacctgcctctgtataagtgacgctccacctgcctctgtataagtgacgctccacctccccctgtataagtgacgctccacctgcctctgtataagtgacgctccacctgcctctgtataagtgacgctccacctgcctctgtataagtgacgctccacctccctctgtataagtgacgctccacctgcctctgtataagtgacgctccacctccctctgtataagtgacgctccacctgccgctgtataagtgacgctccacctgcctctgtataagtgacgctccacctgcctctgtataagtgacgctccacctccctctgtataagtgacgctccacctccctctgtataagtgacgctccacctgcctctgtataagtgacgctccacctccctctgtataagtgacgctccacctgcctctgtataagtgacgctccacctccctctgtataagtgacgctccacctccctctgtataagtgacgctccacctccctctgtataagtgacgctccacctccctctgtataagtgacgctccacctccctctgtataagtgacgctccacctgccgctgtataagtgacgctccacctgcctctgtataagtgacgctccacctgccgctgtataagtgacgctccacctgcctctgtataagtgacgctccacctgccgctgtataagtgacgctccacctccctctgtataagtgacgctccacctgccgctgtataagtgacgctccacctgccgctgtataagtgacgctccacctccctctgtataagtgacgctccacctgccgctgtataagtgacgctccacctgcctctgtataagtgacgctccacctgcctctgtataagtgacgctccacctccctctgtataagtgacgctccacctgccgctgtataagtgacgctccacctgcctctgtataagtgacgctccacctgcctctgtataagtgacgctccacctgcctctgtataagtgacgctccacctgcctctgtataagtgacgctccacctccctctgtataagtgacgctccacctccctctgtataagtgacgctccacctgccgctgtataagtgacgctccacctgcctctgtataagtgacgctccacctgcctctgtataagtgacgctccacctgcctctgtataagtgacgctccacctgcctctgtataagtgacgctccacctgcctctgtataagtgacgctccacctgccgctgtataagtgacgctccacctgcctctgtataagtgacgctccacctccctctgtataagtgacgctccacctgcctctgtataagtgacgctccacctccctctgtataagtgacgctccacctgcctctgtataagtgacgctccacctgcctctgtataagtgacgctccacctgcctctgtataagcgacgctccacctgcctctgtataagcgacgctccacctccctctgtataagtgacgctccacctgccgcTGTATAAGcgacgctccacctgcctctgtaaAAGCGACGCTCCACCTCCCTCTGTATAAGCGACGCTCCACctccctctgtataagtgacgctccacctgccgctgtataagtgacgctccacctgcctctgtataagtgacgctccacctgcctctgtataagtgacgctccacctgcctctgtataagtgacgctccacctccctctgtataagtgacgctccacctgcctctgtataagtgacgctccacctgcctctgtataagtgacgctccacctgcctctgtataagtgacgctccacctgcctctgtataagtgacgctccacctgcctctgtataagtgacgctccacctgcctctgtataagtgacactccacctgcctctgtataagtgacgctccacctgccaCCGTGTGACACTATTTTCTCCATCCTTGGTATTTCGTTCGGACTATAACCCCCATGTGAAGTgaatggcggccatattggtggtcacccagcttttctagaAGCAGAGACGATGCTCCGCCTCACCTGCCCTTATGTTTTAGGATCGATACAGTATATGGGGAGGTTTACCGTCCCGCACTGCGGTTTTCCTGACCACTTCTGTCGGGAGTTCGCTCCAAGCAGCGACTACTTTTTCTgcttgttctgattttgccccccTGTAAGGGTTCGGCCCACACGTAGAAGACGCAATGAATCTGCTGAGAACGCCCTCCCTCCGGCCCCACGATGGGTCACTGAATTCCTTTGGATCTGTCCAAGGAGGGACCGCCCCCGTTACACACTGACCACGCCTCCCATTGTATTGCTGATACTTTGTTTACCTCTGGTGGTTTCCTAGCAACAGTCTCCAGGAAGCTTGTGATCCCCGGGCAGCCTCCACCAGAGGACACAATGTCTGACACTGCAGAACCCAAGGAGCTGACAACCCCCAAAACCAGCGACTACTACCGGGTGCAGCCTGACCTACCTGCCAGGTTCAATCAGCCGGAGACGTGGAGGGGAGGATACAGGTAGACACTTACCTCCTCAGATTCACACATGGCAGTTTTATGCCCTATACATCTGGGCGGGGGAGGGGGGCAAATCTATGGGACAGCcgcataaatctgccccatgtgTAAATAGAAGTCTCATTATCCGGTACTCACACTGCTTAGTTGTATCttccactgggaaagctgggtgacaagcaATATGGCTGCCGGGGCAGCTTCTGCAGAGTCCTGAGACCTCTGTGCTGCGCTCTGGGAAAGGTGGCGGCCATGTTGAttataacccagctttcccagaaacacaGGATTGTGGGAGAAATAGAACCCCacggggggcacatacttatatAACAATGTATACACGCTCTCCACAGACATACTACAATCCTTGGCCCCATAACGGCTTCTTCTTCTTATCATTTTTAGATCAAAACCGGGGAATCCGCTTTACCGAACGACAAACCAGACATATGGGAGTAAACCGCCGACCGTCCACGAGATGCCGGTGAGATAGCGACAGGCGCCGCTGATCCCTCACAGCCCGTGTTATATGGGGGGGCTGAGCCCACAACCACTCTAGTAGAAAGGGGTCTCACGCTGGACACCCCCCGTCCCCCTCTGTAACCGCCATATGGCCTTTCAGATCATATACACACTGACCCATTGTGCCCTAACAGAGACACAATCCCACCTGTAGCCCtcagggtatgctgggagttatagttctgCAACAGTTGTTAATCCACAAGTTGCTCTATGGTTTTTGGCCCTTTTGTGTACCACCTGTCCGTATGTcctaccctcagctctgctgcacctgCCCGTATGTcctaccctcagctctgctgcacctgTCCGTATGTcctaccctcagctctgctgcacctgTCCGTATGTcctaccctcagctctgctgcacctgCCCGTATGTcctaccctcagctctgctgcacctgTCCCTGTGTcctaccctcagctctgctgcacctgCCCGTGTGTcctaccctcagctctgctgcacctgTCCGTGTGTcctaccctcagctctgctgcacctgCCCGTATGTcctaccctcagctctgctgcacctgCCCGTATGTcctaccctcagctctgctgcacctgCCCGTGTGTcctaccctcagctctgctgcacctgCCCGTGTGTcctaccctcagctctgctgcacctgTCCGTGTGTcctaccctcagctctgctgcacctgTCCGTATGTcctaccctcagctctgctgcagcTGTCCCTGTGTcctaccctcagctctgctgcacctgTCCGTGTGTcctaccctcagctctgctgcagcTGTCCCTGTGTcctaccctcagctctgctgcacctgCCCGTATGTcctaccctcagctctgctgcagcTGTCCCTGTGTcctaccctcagctctgctgcacctgCCCGTGTGTcctaccctcagctctgctgcacctgTCCCTGTGTcctaccttcagctctgctgcaccTGCCCGTGTGTcctaccctcagctctgctgcacctgCCCGTATGTcctaccctcagctctgctgcacctgCACGTATGTcctaccctcagctctgctgcacctgTCCGTGTGTcctaccctcagctctgctgcagcTGTCCCTGTGTcctaccctcagctctgctgcacctgTCCCTGTGTcctaccctcagctctgctgcacctgCCCGTGTGTcctaccctcagctctgctgcacctgCCTGTATGTcctaccctcagctctgctgcacctgCCCGTATGTcctaccctcagctctgctgcacctgTCCGTGTGTcctaccctcagctctgctgcacctgCCTGTATGTcctaccctcagctctgctgcacctgTCCGTGTGTcctaccctcagctctgctgcacctgCCCGTGTGTcctaccctcagctctgctgcacctgCCCGTATGTcctaccctcagctctgctgcacctgCACGTATGTcctaccctcagctctgctgcacctgTCCGTGTGTcctaccctcagctctgctgcagcTGTCCCTGTGTcctaccctcagctctgctgcacctgTCCCTGTGTcctaccttcagctctgctgcaccTGCCCGTATGTcctaccctcagctctgctgcacctgCCCGTATGTcctaccctcagctctgctgcacctgTCCCTGTGTcctaccctcagctctgctgcacctgCCCGTGTGTcctaccctcagctctgctgcacctgTCCGTGTGTcctaccctcagctctgctgcacctgCCCGTATGTcctaccctcagctctgctgcacctgCCCGTATGTcctaccctcagctctgctgcacctgCCCGTGTGTcctaccctcagctctgctgcacctgCCCGTGTGTcctaccctcagctctgctgcacctgTCCGTGTGTcctaccctcagctctgctgcacctgTCCGTATGTcctaccctcagctctgctgcagcTGTCCCTGTGTcctaccctcagctctgctgcacctgTCCGTGTGTcctaccctcagctctgctgcagcTGTCCCTGTGTcctaccctcagctctgctgcacctgCCCGTATGTcctaccctcagctctgctgcagcTGTCCCTGTGTcctaccctcagctctgctgcacctgCCCGTGTGTcctaccctcagctctgctgcacctgTCCCTGTGTcctaccctcagctctgctgcacctgCCCGTGTGTcctaccctcagctctgctgcacctgCCCGTATGTcctaccctcagctctgctgcacctgCACGTATGTcctaccctcagctctgctgcacctgTCCGTGTGTcctaccctcagctctgctgcagcTGTCCCTGTGTcctaccctcagctctgctgcacctgTCCCTGTGTcctaccctcagctctgctgcacctgCCCGTGTGTcctaccctcagctctgctgcacctgCCTGTATGTcctaccctcagctctgctgcacctgCCCGTATGTcctaccctcagctctgctgcacctgTCCGTGTGTcctaccctcagctctgctgcacctgCCTGTATGTcctaccctcagctctgctgcacctgTCCGTGTGTcctaccctcagctctgctgcagcTGTTCCTGTGTcctaccctcagctctgctgcacctgCCCGTATGTcctaccctcagctctgctgcacctgCACGTATGTcctaccctcagctctgctgcaccgGTCCGTGTGTcctaccctcagctctgctgcagcTGTCCCTGTGTcctaccctcagctctgctgcacctgTCCCTGTGTCCTACCCTCAGCTCTCCTGCACCTGCCCGTATGTcctaccctcagctctgctgcacctgCCCGTATGTcctaccctcagctctgctgcacctgTCCGTGTGTCcaaccctcagctctgctgcacctgTCCCTGTGTcctaccctcagctctgctgcacctgtccctgtgtgtcctaccctcagctctgctgcacctgTCCGTGTGTCcaaccctcagctctgctgcacctgTCCCTGTGTcctaccctcagctctgctgcagcTGTCAGTTTgataccctcagctctgctgcacctgCCCATGTGTGCtaccttcagctctgctacatctgatccCTATTGATCGATTCCATGTCACTAATGATTATTTCTCTTCTTCCAGACCACATTTAACGGAGTATCAGACAAGTTTTCAGAAGCCGCAACCAAGTGCGGAATGTACCGGAATAATGGACTGAACACGCATGTAGAGAAGAGCTTCGTGACCGGCCCCGACAACCTCATCACCGCCCACGACCGCCTCAACTTCCACAGGAGCTATAACATGAGGGGCCCGTCCCAGAGCGTGTGATCAGCTGCTACAGGAGCCTGCACATAGGACTGCATCAGTATAAACTGCCCTGACAACTGACTGCTCCTAACATCCCTACCCATGCTGGACAACTACTCCTAACATCCCTACCCGTGCTGGACAACTACTCCTAACATCTCTGCCCATGCTGGA
The Bufo bufo chromosome 8, aBufBuf1.1, whole genome shotgun sequence genome window above contains:
- the C8H9orf116 gene encoding UPF0691 protein C9orf116 homolog translates to MSDTAEPKELTTPKTSDYYRVQPDLPARFNQPETWRGGYRSKPGNPLYRTTNQTYGSKPPTVHEMPTTFNGVSDKFSEAATKCGMYRNNGLNTHVEKSFVTGPDNLITAHDRLNFHRSYNMRGPSQSV